GTGTACAGCCTGGTAATGGAGAATCAAGTTTTGCTGTATCGTAAAGGCAGCAAAGCATCCCTGGTGAACACATCGATAAGGTCTGTAAGGACTGTATCTTGTTGGAAACTCAAGGGATTGGGAAACTGGCTTCTTCcgttttttctcctccttttcttttttatgcctcCTAATTTTCCGTCCTTTGGTTTGTATGTTTGTGAGTGCATTTGTATTACATTGTTCTGAAGTAACTGTAATCACCTGTAAAGAACTTTCTATTTTgtcagggctttttttttctacaaGTTGTTTTTCTGGGATCACTGCTACATTACTGTGGGTAGTTTGGGTCTCTGCTCTCAATTCTAAAGCAGGCTgagattcctttttattttcctctgtcaTAGCTAGCTGTTTTTTCACTTGTGTACTTCGTGGGGCCGACAAATTTTCACTCTGAGATTTTCTTCCATAAggccttttaatttttaactttaccATTTCTTCAGTTGTAAAATGATGCACCAATTGACAGTGTGCCCGGAGGTTAGAATTTCTTGTAAATGTTTTTGTACATGTAGGTACTACACATTTAAAGGGAGCAAATTTCAATTGATTCTTCTTAATTTCAAGAATCATTTCTGGAGTGTACTGATGAATTTTACCATAGTGCTTAAATAGTGCATCCTTTGTCATAGCACTGTAGTTACAGCCTTGGTTTTGACACACAAAGGGTTTATTAACTTTGTCATTAAATTGAATGTTTATCATTTCAGAAACTGGCTGAACAACTGTGACATCTGCAGTTGATTTAACAGGCGTGGGAGTCAGTGTCACTGATGTATTTATCAGTACACACTGGGATGCTGGAGGGGACAggtcattttctaattttagtttctGTAAGCCTTCTAAAATTTCCTGTATTTGATCCTCCTTATGTGATACTTCAGACTGAGGAATGTTACTTTTTGTTGGTATGACGCTTATAAAGGAGGAAAACTGAGAAGAATCAGGTAATTTGTTATTTTGCACAGTGTTTACTGAAGGAAGCTGaatgttataatttatttgaGCATTTTGTGATGTTTCACCAGCACCCTGAGATCCACTTTTTACCTCAAGTATTTGAGAATTCATAGCAGTTTTAATAATTTCAAGAGTCTTCTCAAAGTTTTGTATAACATTGTCTTCAGAAATCTGCAAATCAGAATTTATTGAAGTTGTGCATGAATTCAAAGCCATCATTTGGGAATcaccattttcagtttttaatgttaAAGGGGCTAACACTGTATGGGACTCAATActggttttaaaattctcttttacatCAGTCATAAATAACTGATTGTTAACATTATTTAACTTTTGTGTTAGATTTTCCACCAAACTCTGAGGTTCACAACTTGGAATTACATTTGAGTGAAggttagtagctgggatttcaacaCTCTTTGCTATGAGTCCCATTGTTGTTAAGTCACTTGTTACCAAGTTTTGGGACGAATTAGGTGCAATTAGTGGAGGAGcaactttctttcttctcttagaagcactgtttccctttttatttaaatgactGGATCTTGTGTTCTGAGGACCACTTATAACAGAAACACGAGAACTGTTACTGGTAAAATTTTGTGATGGCCCACCAGAATTAGGAAATGAACTAGAGCACAAACCATTTTCAACAGTCTTCAGTAGTAAGTCATTTGTTGGAAAAACAGGCAAGCTGCTACATTCCTCAATGGAGGAAGTTTTGGAGTTTGATGTCCTATTCTGGTTGGTCAGCAAGGTGTTTGGATGGCATACAGTCTGCAACAGGGGTGGTACAGTTGGATTTGGCATCACTGTTGCATTTACTTGTGGTGTATCAGAGACACAACCTGTTGAAACATGAGAAAGCATCTCGGCACCCTCAAATGTACTGGGAATGCCAGCAGTTTCCAAAGCCTGTTTAATAATTTCACTACCTTCTTGACTGACACTGGTATTGAAGTTAGTCACGCCAGGTCGAGGAAATGTATTTGGTAAAAATGTTGGTGAGCGATTTTCAGCAGCAAGCAGCTGTAGAAATGATGGATCTTTAAAACATGCTTCTGGATTGAAGGTAGATTGTTGTGGCTGCTGCAAATTTACTGCATTTGTGGAGAGAATCATGCTGGCAAGAAGAGAAGGCTGTCCATTACTCTGTAGAAGTTCTTGAGCAATTTCGGCTCCATCCAGTGGTTTACAGTAAGATCGCTTGGATAAGTGCCCACCCAGTGATCTGGGATTAGTAAAAGCCCTGTAACACCTGCTACAGATAAATTTCCCATCTCTGATAATTGCAGGCCATTTAGCCCTTTTGTTGTGCTtaggttttctttccttcccatttGGGCCCCGCCCACggtcttttttaactttttcaggtGCAGACTGTTGGTCATTGGTGCTACTGAAATTATCTGCAACATTCACTTGTGAAGGAAAAACTGCATTTTCACCATTACCCCCCTTTAGAAAGGAGGAATTAGTGTTTCCTTCCATCTGTGAGGAATAatgatttgtattattttccagTTGGGAAAAAACAGAATTAGTCCCACTATCTGCTGGTGAAGGGAAGAGAGACATTGAACTACTTTCTGCAGgtaaaggaaggaaaggatcTGAGCCACTGTCAATATTCAAAGGCAGAACTGTTTTGGTTAGATCTTCCATTTGTGCTGGCAAGGCAGTATTAGGTAAATTTTCCATTTGGGAACATAACATACCACCTTGTTCATTTTTATCCTGAGAAGTTATATTTGGATTTATGACACTTTCCATTGAGGACAACAATGGAGTTGACACACTTGCTAAATGAGCTGGAAAAATGGGAGGCGAGACATGCTGCAACTGGGCCGAACAAGTAGGATTCCCATTGGCTTTGGTCTGTGATGTAAAAAATGCATTATTTGAGCTGTTCACCGGTgatggcaaaaaataaacaaactttcCATTATTTGGTGTATTTAAGTTGTTAGCTTTctgaccttttttatttttgcgcTGCATTTTAAATGCAGCATATTGGTCAGGGTGTGCTGTCTTCATGTGTTTCCCAATACTCTGTGAAGAGTTATAGGTTCGAGTACATCCCTCGACCTGGCAGCTGAATTTCTGAACTGGAGCTTTTGCAGGCACTGATGGGGTTCCTAATGAATTACTTAGATTGGGCTGTGGCGGAACAAATGCAATACTTTCTAATGTCTTAAGAGGTAAATTATAAAGATTGGATGATGTTTTAACATTATCTCCACATTCAAATTTGGAAGTTGGTAAATTGTTTTGAAATCCTGCCTGATTTTGCACAGAAAAGGTCATCAAGTTGTTCACTTGTCTTTCTAAGTTTTGTGGGGTAAGGTCACCTATTTTGAGAGTTTCTGAATTTAATAAAGAATTCTGAGTAACCTGGGCTTCATTAAAGCAATCTTGTTCTTTTCTCTCCTGGAAACCTGGATGACATAAATCATTACAAGTATCTTCAACTGGTGTATGTAAGTCTGTGACCAGAGATTCACCATTGCCTTCCACAGTTGAGTTTTCTTGCTTTCCAAAGTTATCCTCAATCCCCTGATTGAGAGACACCTTAATGGACACAGCTACTTCACTGGATTGAAGCAGAGGAGTAGTAGCAGAGTTTTCCAAACCATTTGACAATGGTCCATTAACTTGCCTGAGCTCAGAGGCAGAAATCTGGTCTTGTTTGGTCACAGTTGATTCTGCTTTGCTTTTATCCCAAGCATCACTTCTATCTGCTAGTAAGCTGTTTTCAATGTTATTTTCTGAAGGAAGCACAGATCTTTCTTTCTCAGTATTCTCTGCTGTGTTCTGATTCACTTCAGAAGGCTGAATGGAATCTCCAGATGAATTAAGTTGGGCTTCAGGAGGCAGCACTTTTTCAGGAGGAGTACTGTGATCATCCAGATGCTTTTCCAGCTCACCCTGAGAACGATAAACTTTGCCACAACCTGTGAACTTGCAAGTGTACGTATTATAATGTTGTGCTTCATGATCATACAGTAAATAAGCTTCTGAAAAAATTCTTCCACATTTAGGAAACATACATTTTGCTCTAAAGACTTGATGCTCCTTTCGGTGGGTTAAAAGCTCGGCATAACTATTAAAACCAGCTTTACATTTCATCTGTATACAGATATATGGTTTACTGCCACAGTGCATCTGTAAGTGATCATTGAGATGAGTAACACTCACAAAATGCCGCCTACAGTACTGGCAAATAACTTTTTTGCTCTGCATTTCAAGAAAGCGCTTAGCATCTTCATTATCTTTATGCCCCTTTACATGagcaattaaatttttaaagtacttaaagCCCTTTTTACAAAAAGTTACAGGGCAATTAAATTCATTGACAGGTACTGGTTTCTGGACTGGAATCACTTCTGGCTCATAGGATTTATCTTTGTCATCATTCTCATCGTCTGAACCATCATTGTCATTAAACACTATAAAATCTGTTGAATAGAGACTATTCTTTTTTATAGGTCGCTGCTCCTGTTTAGCCACAGTATTAGTCTTCTGATTTTCATTGGCAGTTGTGATCTTTGGAGGCCTTCCCAATCTTCTTAATGGTTTCATAGCTGCTAGTCTCTCTTTACTAGATTGTTTAACATGCAGTGTGACATGAGGGACAAAAGTTTCTTTAGAATTAAAGTTCTTTGCACATATGGGGCAACTATAAATTCCATCTTTGTAATGTTTCTGAGCATGTCGTACTATTCTGTGACCAAGGAATTCTTTGTCACACAACACACAATACTGCATGTAGGCTTGCCAATTCCTAAACCTAGCAGATATAAATCCCCTCTCTCTTAACTGTtttatctctctcttcttctgCTTTTCATCACCAATGTCTTTAAGAAGGCCAGAATTAGCACCAACTCCACCAGAAAGTCCATTCATAGAAGTTTCTTTACTCTCTTCTTGGTAGTCTACTTTTTCATATACTTCACTGTCATTCAGTTCATCTATTGAAGACACAATGGATGCTTCTTCCCCCATTAATGCAAGGCATTGTCGTTTCAAGGTTTTCCAATCCCAGAATTCTGGATCAAAGGGCCACTGAGTTTTCAATACAAGTAACAGCTCACAGCGTAGAGAATTTGGTATTGGAAGATTCTCTTCATCATATTTCTGGTCTGGCTGATTATACAACATTTCCACAGCATAATACGCATCTACTGTAGGCTCAATAAGAAATTCACTCAGTTGACAAGCACGTTTTACTTCCAGATCATCAGGCAACAAACATGAAATGGTCTTGCAAATAGATATTTTCACTTCAGTATTTTCTGTAGACTCCAAGCGAAGAGCTTTTACACACAGTTCTATACAGGTAGCAAGTCCAGCCCCTTCAGtctgtgaaaaagcaaataggaAATGTTAATTTAAGCTACACTAATCAACActaatttatttcagaatttaGTTAAGATTGAGATTTTTCTCAAATCTTACAATAGCAGCTTATGAAAGGATTCCCCTTCTAAAGCACTGCAGCTTAGTctgttatgtgtgtatgtaaaatgAACTGCATAGAATGGCAGAAAATGCATAAGTATTAGAAGCTAAGACCTGGGTATGAAATTATTTAATGGCTAGGCAAACTTGGAagttaatttaacttttttgacCTTTTATATCCCACTTATAAAACAGAGGTCAAAACAGCACTTAAACTTCATTAAATTGCCGTATTAAAGAAGATTAAGTATGTGTTATAGTTTAGtataatgtctggcacatagtaaatgatcAATAAATGTCATCCTTATTGTAACTCTTCCTGTTTGCATAAGCAATCTTTCTGAAACAAAACCCTCCTAATCTAATTATAAAACTGAGAACATCCCCGTATTTCCAAACTTATCAGTACTGAAATAGTTTGCTTCTATAAAATAAGGTACTAATCCCTAATAGTGGAGATTCTAGTGCTATCATAAAAGCGAATGTCAAATTACCTACCTCATAGCGGGACCAGCTTAAGAATTAGAAGTAGGGGTAGACATAGCCCAAcacactttttcttttgaattagcATCTTAAACTATTATTATTAGATAGCAATAACAAAGGTAAGAGTCATTTGAAAGACACATAGAGTAAAGAGATAAAAATAGGTTTTAAAGACAAGAAGGGAACaaagataaatgagaaataagataGCCACAGGATGTGGCCACATTCATTGGAATAAAATATGTATGATACAGGATCAAAAGGCAACAAAGAAAATAGGTAGAGAGAACTGATAGGGCCTGTATTATCATAAGTTAAGAAGTAAATATTATACCAAAACAAGCTTAAACTTGTAGGGCaaacatatttttacttaaaaggaAAAGGAGCCTGGGATACTGAATTGGCCTTGATTTTAGAAACAGCAAGAGCACAAtgaccaaaaagaaaatgaatagaaagaATAGCATGATgagacctatttttaaaatgataggctaggctgggggcggtggcacatgcttataatccaaacactttggaaggctttgaggcaggaggatcacttgagctcaggagtttgagaccagcctgggcaacatagggagaccccatctctacaaaaagtacaaaaatttgccaggtgtggtggtatacagctgtagtctcagctacctgtgGGGGTGagaaaggaggatcacttgaacctggaaggctgaggctgcagtgagcagagatcgcaccactgcaatccagcc
This genomic stretch from Chlorocebus sabaeus isolate Y175 chromosome 13, mChlSab1.0.hap1, whole genome shotgun sequence harbors:
- the ZNF292 gene encoding zinc finger protein 292, which produces MADEEAEQERLSRGEGGCVAELQRLGERLQELERQLRESRVPAVEAATDYCQQLCQTLLEYAEKWKTSEDPLPLLEVYTVAIQSYVKARPYLTSECENVALVLERLALSCVELLLCLPVELSDKQWEQFQSLVQVAHEKLMENGSCELHFLATLAQETGVWKNPVLCTILSQEPLDKDKVNEFLAFEGPILLDMRIKHLIKTHQLSQATALAKLCSDHPEIGTKGSFKQTYLVCLCTSSPNEKLIEEISEVDCKDALEMICNLESEGDEKSALVLCTAFLSRQLQQGDMYCAWELTLFWSKLQQRVEPSIQVYLERCRQLSLLTKTVYHIFFLIKVINSETEGAGLATCIELCVKALRLESTENTEVKISICKTISCLLPDDLEVKRACQLSEFLIEPTVDAYYAVEMLYNQPDQKYDEENLPIPNSLRCELLLVLKTQWPFDPEFWDWKTLKRQCLALMGEEASIVSSIDELNDSEVYEKVDYQEESKETSMNGLSGGVGANSGLLKDIGDEKQKKREIKQLRERGFISARFRNWQAYMQYCVLCDKEFLGHRIVRHAQKHYKDGIYSCPICAKNFNSKETFVPHVTLHVKQSSKERLAAMKPLRRLGRPPKITTANENQKTNTVAKQEQRPIKKNSLYSTDFIVFNDNDGSDDENDDKDKSYEPEVIPVQKPVPVNEFNCPVTFCKKGFKYFKNLIAHVKGHKDNEDAKRFLEMQSKKVICQYCRRHFVSVTHLNDHLQMHCGSKPYICIQMKCKAGFNSYAELLTHRKEHQVFRAKCMFPKCGRIFSEAYLLYDHEAQHYNTYTCKFTGCGKVYRSQGELEKHLDDHSTPPEKVLPPEAQLNSSGDSIQPSEVNQNTAENTEKERSVLPSENNIENSLLADRSDAWDKSKAESTVTKQDQISASELRQVNGPLSNGLENSATTPLLQSSEVAVSIKVSLNQGIEDNFGKQENSTVEGNGESLVTDLHTPVEDTCNDLCHPGFQERKEQDCFNEAQVTQNSLLNSETLKIGDLTPQNLERQVNNLMTFSVQNQAGFQNNLPTSKFECGDNVKTSSNLYNLPLKTLESIAFVPPQPNLSNSLGTPSVPAKAPVQKFSCQVEGCTRTYNSSQSIGKHMKTAHPDQYAAFKMQRKNKKGQKANNLNTPNNGKFVYFLPSPVNSSNNAFFTSQTKANGNPTCSAQLQHVSPPIFPAHLASVSTPLLSSMESVINPNITSQDKNEQGGMLCSQMENLPNTALPAQMEDLTKTVLPLNIDSGSDPFLPLPAESSSMSLFPSPADSGTNSVFSQLENNTNHYSSQMEGNTNSSFLKGGNGENAVFPSQVNVADNFSSTNDQQSAPEKVKKDRGRGPNGKERKPKHNKRAKWPAIIRDGKFICSRCYRAFTNPRSLGGHLSKRSYCKPLDGAEIAQELLQSNGQPSLLASMILSTNAVNLQQPQQSTFNPEACFKDPSFLQLLAAENRSPTFLPNTFPRPGVTNFNTSVSQEGSEIIKQALETAGIPSTFEGAEMLSHVSTGCVSDTPQVNATVMPNPTVPPLLQTVCHPNTLLTNQNRTSNSKTSSIEECSSLPVFPTNDLLLKTVENGLCSSSFPNSGGPSQNFTSNSSRVSVISGPQNTRSSHLNKKGNSASKRRKKVAPPLIAPNSSQNLVTSDLTTMGLIAKSVEIPATNLHSNVIPSCEPQSLVENLTQKLNNVNNQLFMTDVKENFKTSIESHTVLAPLTLKTENGDSQMMALNSCTTSINSDLQISEDNVIQNFEKTLEIIKTAMNSQILEVKSGSQGAGETSQNAQINYNIQLPSVNTVQNNKLPDSSQFSSFISVIPTKSNIPQSEVSHKEDQIQEILEGLQKLKLENDLSPPASQCVLINTSVTLTPTPVKSTADVTVVQPVSEMINIQFNDKVNKPFVCQNQGCNYSAMTKDALFKHYGKIHQYTPEMILEIKKNQLKFAPFKCVVPTCTKTFTRNSNLRAHCQLVHHFTTEEMVKLKIKRPYGRKSQSENLSAPRSTQVKKQLAMTEENKKESQPALELRAETQTTHSNVAVIPEKQLVEKKSPDKIESSLQVITVTSEQCNTNALTNIQTKGRKIRRHKKEKEEKKRKKPVSQSLEFPTRYSPYRPYRCVHQGCFAAFTIQQNLILHYQAVHKSDLPAFSAEVEEESEAGKESEETETKQTLKEFRCQVSDCSRIFQAITGLIQHYMKLHEMTPEEIESMTASVDVGKFPCDQLECKSSFTTYLNYVVHLEADHGIGLRASKTEEDGVYKCDCEGCDRIYATRSNLLRHIFNKHNDKHKAHLIRPRRLTPGQENMSSKANQEKSKSKHRGTKHSRCGKEGIKMPKTKRKKKNNLENKNAKIVQIEENKPYSLKRGKHVYSIKARNDALSECTSRFVTQYPCMIKGCTSVVTSESNIIRHYKCHKLSKAFTSQHRNLLIVFKRCCNSQVKETSEQEGAKNDVKDSDTCVSESNDNSRTTATVSQKEVEKNEKDEMDELTELFITKLINEDSTSVETQAITSSNVSNDFQEDNPCQSERQKASNLKRVNKEKNASQNKKRKVEKAEPASAAELSSVRKEEETAVAIQTTEEHPASFDWSSFKPMGFEVSFLKFLEESAVKQKKNIDKDHPNTGNKKGSHSNSRKNIDKTAVTSGNHVCPCKESETFVQFANPSQLQCSDNVKIVLDKNLKDCTELVLKQLQEMKPTVSLKKLEVHSNDPDMSVVKDISIGKATGRGQY